From Jeotgalibaca dankookensis, one genomic window encodes:
- a CDS encoding DNA-3-methyladenine glycosylase I, whose protein sequence is MCSRCPWAETSLMMQEYHDKEWGIVHTDDTYLFEMLTLEGAQAGLSWQIILNKRQAYRDAFHHFDVAVCARLTNQEIEEIRLNHSVVKHKLKLYSVRSNAQSFQNIQREFGSFSTYIWSFSPPIKNNWQSPTEVPSQTALSSIISKDLKQRGFKFIGPTIVYSFMQAIGMVNDHLLTCDFRNCTSV, encoded by the coding sequence ATGTGTAGTCGATGCCCTTGGGCTGAAACAAGCCTTATGATGCAAGAATATCACGATAAAGAATGGGGAATCGTCCATACCGATGACACCTATCTCTTTGAAATGCTGACCTTAGAAGGCGCGCAGGCTGGTCTTTCCTGGCAAATTATTTTAAATAAACGTCAAGCCTATCGCGATGCCTTCCACCACTTTGATGTCGCTGTTTGTGCGAGGTTGACTAATCAAGAAATTGAGGAGATTCGTCTCAATCATTCTGTTGTCAAACATAAATTAAAACTCTATTCTGTTCGTTCTAATGCTCAATCTTTCCAAAACATACAAAGGGAATTCGGAAGCTTTTCTACTTATATCTGGTCTTTTTCTCCCCCTATAAAAAATAATTGGCAAAGCCCAACAGAAGTTCCAAGCCAAACCGCTTTATCAAGTATAATCAGTAAAGACCTCAAACAACGTGGGTTTAAGTTTATTGGCCCTACTATTGTCTATTCTTTTATGCAAGCTATTGGAATGGTCAATGATCATCTCCTTACGTGTGATTTTCGTAATTGTACGTCTGTGTAG
- the mnmE gene encoding tRNA uridine-5-carboxymethylaminomethyl(34) synthesis GTPase MnmE, which produces MNITEFDTITAISTPPGEGAIGIVRLSGEDAIAIADRLYQSGSKRLHDVASHTINYGHIYNPKTGEMIDEVMVSVMRAPKTFTKEDIIEINCHGGVVSVNRILQTVLQNGARIAEPGEFTKRAFLNGRIDLSQAEAVMDLIRAKTDRAMDVALSQLDGDLSKLIRNIRQIILNTLAEVEVNIDYPEYDDVEEVTTQLLKEKTIQVKNSVEALLRTAQQGKILREGLETAIIGRPNVGKSSLLNRLLREDKAIVTDIAGTTRDTIEEYVNVNGVPLKLIDTAGIRETDDIVEQLGVERSRKALLSADLILLLINQNEALTEEDQALLDATQEMNRIILLNKSDLKSQVTVKDLTKWSEPDKIISTSMLEQVGLDLLEKQISGMFFAGETGEQDATYISNVRHIGLLNDTVASLEDVLSGIEADMPVDLVQIDFTHAWELLGEITGDTVQDELLTQLFSQFCLGK; this is translated from the coding sequence ATGAATATTACTGAATTTGATACCATTACTGCTATTTCAACGCCACCAGGAGAAGGTGCAATTGGTATTGTCCGATTAAGTGGAGAAGATGCGATTGCCATTGCAGATCGTTTATATCAATCCGGTTCGAAACGTCTTCACGATGTAGCAAGTCATACAATTAATTATGGTCATATTTATAATCCCAAAACGGGAGAAATGATAGACGAAGTAATGGTGAGTGTTATGCGCGCACCAAAAACCTTTACGAAAGAAGATATCATCGAGATTAACTGTCATGGCGGTGTCGTGAGCGTTAATCGAATCTTACAAACGGTCTTACAGAACGGGGCACGTATTGCGGAACCAGGAGAATTTACAAAACGAGCTTTTCTAAATGGACGTATAGACTTGTCTCAAGCAGAAGCCGTTATGGACCTAATTCGAGCTAAAACGGACCGCGCTATGGACGTAGCGCTTAGCCAATTAGATGGAGATCTCTCGAAGTTGATCCGGAACATTCGCCAAATTATTTTAAACACCCTAGCTGAGGTAGAAGTAAACATCGATTACCCTGAATATGATGACGTTGAGGAAGTAACAACTCAACTATTGAAAGAAAAGACCATTCAAGTGAAAAATAGTGTTGAAGCGTTGCTACGCACTGCACAGCAAGGGAAAATTCTTCGAGAAGGTTTAGAAACAGCGATTATTGGTCGTCCGAACGTTGGCAAATCAAGCTTATTGAATCGTTTATTACGGGAAGATAAAGCGATTGTTACCGACATAGCTGGAACGACACGCGATACAATCGAAGAATATGTCAACGTAAATGGTGTTCCTTTAAAGTTAATCGATACAGCGGGTATTCGCGAAACAGATGATATCGTTGAACAGTTAGGTGTGGAACGTAGTCGGAAAGCTTTATTATCCGCAGATTTAATCTTACTCCTCATTAACCAAAATGAAGCGTTGACGGAAGAAGACCAAGCTTTATTAGACGCTACACAGGAAATGAATCGAATTATTCTCTTAAACAAAAGCGATTTAAAATCACAAGTAACCGTTAAGGATTTAACAAAATGGAGTGAACCGGATAAAATCATTTCCACCTCTATGCTGGAACAAGTGGGTTTGGACTTACTTGAGAAACAAATTTCAGGGATGTTTTTTGCCGGAGAAACCGGGGAGCAAGATGCTACTTATATCTCAAATGTCCGACATATTGGCCTCTTAAACGATACGGTGGCATCCTTAGAGGATGTTTTATCTGGGATCGAAGCAGACATGCCAGTTGATTTAGTTCAGATAGACTTTACTCACGCATGGGAGCTACTCGGAGAAATTACTGGTGATACGGTGCAAGATGAATTGCTTACGCAATTATTCAGCCAATTTTGTTTAGGAAAATAA
- the mnmG gene encoding tRNA uridine-5-carboxymethylaminomethyl(34) synthesis enzyme MnmG: protein MNHYEAGNFDVIVVGAGHAGSEAALAAARMGQSTLLVTIDLDMVAFMPCNPSIGGPAKGVVVREIDAMGGEMGRNIDKTYIQMRLLNTGKGPAVQALRAQADKNDYAHEMKKTLEKQDNLLLRQGIVEELIVEEGVVQGVITNTGAIYRSKAVILTAGTSSRGQIIIGELKYSSGPNNSQPSIKLSESLLELGFELARFKTGTPPRILASSIDYSKTEEQPGDEEPNHFSFETKDEDYLKDQLSCWLTYTGVESHQIIRDNLHRAPMFTGIVEGVGARYCPSIEDKIVRFSDKPRHQLFLEPEGRHTEEVYVQGLSSSLPEEVQEAVLHSIPGLENAKMMRTGYAIEYDVVEPHQLRPSLETKLVKGLFTAGQMNGTSGYEEAAGQGLMAGINAALTNQGKEPLVLKRSDGYIGVMIDDLVTKGTLEPYRLLTSRAEYRLILRHDNADMRLSEIGHEIGLLSEQRYQSFIEKQEAVKEEMARLKKIRLKPTEELQAFLAERNSTRLKDGFLFSDLLKRPELDYNSLYPFAPLAKPLPSDVVRQVEIQVKYDGYINKAYSKVEKLKKLEAKRIPEDIDYDAINGIANEAREKLKVIQPETIAQASRISGVNPADISVLMVYIQGGRIARVAIKN from the coding sequence ATGAATCATTATGAAGCTGGAAATTTTGATGTGATTGTCGTTGGAGCAGGACACGCAGGTTCTGAAGCAGCGTTAGCAGCTGCACGAATGGGACAATCCACACTATTAGTAACGATTGACTTAGATATGGTAGCATTTATGCCTTGTAACCCTTCTATTGGAGGGCCTGCTAAGGGAGTGGTTGTCCGCGAAATAGATGCTATGGGCGGTGAAATGGGCCGTAATATTGATAAAACTTATATTCAAATGCGCCTGTTAAATACAGGTAAGGGACCGGCAGTACAGGCTTTGAGAGCACAAGCTGACAAAAACGACTATGCGCATGAAATGAAAAAAACGCTTGAAAAACAGGATAACCTACTGTTACGTCAAGGGATTGTTGAAGAATTGATTGTTGAAGAGGGAGTTGTTCAAGGTGTTATAACCAATACTGGTGCCATATACCGGAGTAAAGCAGTTATTTTAACTGCTGGAACTTCCTCACGGGGACAAATTATTATCGGCGAACTTAAATATTCTTCTGGTCCAAATAATTCACAACCTTCTATCAAGTTATCGGAGAGTTTATTAGAGCTTGGTTTTGAATTAGCACGTTTTAAAACAGGAACGCCACCACGTATTTTAGCTTCTTCGATCGACTATTCCAAAACAGAAGAACAACCGGGCGATGAAGAACCCAACCATTTCAGTTTTGAAACGAAAGATGAAGATTATCTAAAAGATCAACTGTCATGTTGGCTCACTTATACCGGAGTGGAATCTCATCAGATTATTCGTGACAACCTACACCGAGCTCCTATGTTTACGGGAATTGTCGAAGGTGTAGGAGCGCGCTATTGTCCATCTATCGAAGATAAAATCGTTCGTTTTAGTGATAAACCGCGCCACCAATTATTCTTAGAGCCAGAAGGGCGTCATACAGAAGAAGTATACGTTCAAGGTCTTTCTTCTTCACTTCCTGAAGAAGTACAAGAAGCTGTCCTCCATTCCATACCGGGATTAGAAAACGCTAAAATGATGCGTACGGGTTACGCCATTGAGTATGATGTCGTTGAACCACACCAATTACGTCCATCCTTAGAAACAAAACTGGTGAAAGGTTTATTTACGGCAGGACAAATGAATGGGACATCCGGATACGAAGAAGCAGCCGGACAAGGTTTAATGGCAGGTATCAATGCAGCTTTAACTAATCAAGGCAAAGAGCCTTTGGTCTTGAAGCGAAGCGACGGCTATATCGGCGTTATGATTGATGATCTTGTGACCAAAGGAACGCTAGAACCTTATCGTTTACTGACTTCTCGAGCTGAATACCGATTAATTTTACGCCATGATAATGCAGACATGCGTCTATCAGAAATTGGGCATGAAATTGGGCTACTCTCAGAACAACGCTACCAATCCTTTATTGAAAAGCAAGAAGCTGTGAAAGAGGAAATGGCTCGTTTGAAAAAAATTCGCTTGAAACCAACTGAAGAACTACAAGCATTCTTAGCGGAACGAAATTCAACGCGCTTAAAAGATGGATTCTTATTTAGTGACTTATTAAAACGACCTGAATTAGATTACAATAGTTTGTATCCTTTTGCCCCACTTGCTAAGCCTCTCCCAAGTGATGTGGTGCGACAAGTTGAAATTCAAGTTAAATATGATGGTTATATTAATAAAGCATACAGTAAAGTCGAAAAATTAAAAAAATTAGAAGCCAAACGTATTCCTGAAGATATTGATTATGACGCGATAAATGGGATTGCAAATGAAGCACGCGAGAAATTAAAAGTAATTCAACCAGAAACAATTGCTCAAGCAAGTCGCATTAGTGGTGTAAACCCGGCCGATATTTCAGTATTAATGGTTTATATCCAAGGCGGCAGAATTGCCCGTGTAGCAATAAAAAATTAA
- a CDS encoding GerMN domain-containing protein, with the protein MKKNYLFLVGFLSLFLASCTTTNPDVSSSVDIESVSSSESISLPEESSAEVEALSVEAYFPFEADVAYSYAGDGNEYVSYQKYPQYYENNRIQYVTKNAGSHFIEVLELEEGAITQVFRRDETYFRENMLDQTRDESSTILLKEPLEIGNNWDNSQITALDIEIETMVGTFPSLEVTTTEKDTITKRYYAEGIGLVKEIYTDTNGSYEMTATLESREEGTAETVVLPTYYPDRNVMGLEVAEVNISFFTNDVTRKVIAELFTHIPGVDYGQVIPEGTQIKSLYLNEDGRVYVDFSQGLVNDLNAGSSAEKLLLQSVVNTIGSYYGVEEVVLTVENAPYKSGHIEMNEGESFYVEMNSVLE; encoded by the coding sequence ATGAAAAAAAACTACTTGTTCTTAGTTGGTTTCTTATCTCTGTTTCTAGCAAGTTGTACCACTACAAACCCAGATGTATCTTCATCTGTTGATATTGAAAGTGTCTCCAGTTCAGAAAGTATTTCTCTACCAGAGGAATCTTCAGCAGAGGTAGAGGCATTATCGGTGGAAGCATACTTCCCATTTGAGGCGGATGTTGCTTATTCTTATGCTGGGGATGGCAATGAGTATGTTTCTTACCAAAAATACCCGCAATATTATGAAAATAATCGGATTCAATACGTTACTAAAAATGCAGGTAGCCATTTTATCGAAGTACTGGAGCTAGAAGAAGGAGCAATCACGCAAGTATTTAGACGCGATGAAACATACTTTCGTGAAAATATGTTAGACCAAACTCGTGATGAATCAAGTACTATCCTTTTGAAGGAACCATTAGAAATAGGCAATAATTGGGATAATTCCCAAATTACAGCTCTTGATATTGAAATTGAGACAATGGTTGGAACGTTCCCATCTCTTGAAGTAACAACAACAGAAAAAGATACCATTACAAAACGTTATTATGCAGAAGGAATAGGTTTAGTAAAAGAAATTTATACGGATACCAACGGCTCCTATGAAATGACTGCTACCTTGGAATCTCGTGAAGAAGGAACTGCTGAAACCGTTGTATTACCTACTTATTACCCAGATAGAAATGTCATGGGACTCGAAGTCGCTGAAGTTAATATTTCCTTTTTTACTAATGATGTCACTCGAAAGGTCATAGCTGAGTTATTCACACATATTCCCGGTGTAGACTACGGACAAGTTATTCCTGAGGGCACTCAAATAAAGAGCCTTTACCTCAATGAAGATGGACGTGTTTACGTAGATTTTTCACAAGGATTAGTAAATGACTTAAATGCCGGTTCATCAGCTGAGAAATTGCTTTTACAAAGTGTTGTTAATACAATAGGATCCTATTATGGTGTTGAAGAAGTTGTTTTAACCGTTGAAAATGCACCCTATAAATCCGGACACATTGAGATGAATGAAGGAGAATCTTTTTATGTCGAAATGAATTCTGTTTTAGAATAA
- the treR gene encoding trehalose operon repressor: protein MNKFYDIYLDLKMKIETYHYQTGSLLPSEKTLADVYKVSRETIRKALTMLLEEGYIQKKQGKGSIVLDIKRLNFPFSGLTSFKEIQEAQNIQSETILVKNKRELAPKFLTNQLDLAPSQQVISLVRLRKISGEVVILDKDYLIDDKIRSIPSQAAKDSLYAYLESELHMNISYAKKIFVVEPATREDRQLMDLKNDTHVVVVKGEVYLEDTRLFQYTESRHRLDRFEFVEFARRKHSAP, encoded by the coding sequence ATCAATAAGTTTTACGATATTTACCTTGATTTAAAAATGAAAATTGAAACGTATCACTATCAAACAGGATCTCTCCTTCCCAGTGAAAAAACCTTAGCTGATGTCTACAAGGTTTCTAGAGAAACAATACGTAAAGCGCTCACCATGTTGTTAGAAGAAGGCTATATTCAAAAAAAACAAGGAAAAGGCTCTATTGTATTAGATATTAAGCGGCTTAATTTCCCCTTTTCAGGTTTAACGAGTTTTAAAGAAATCCAAGAAGCTCAAAACATACAGAGCGAAACCATCCTGGTCAAAAACAAACGGGAACTAGCACCTAAGTTTCTAACAAATCAGCTTGATTTAGCCCCTAGTCAGCAAGTTATTTCACTCGTGCGTTTACGCAAGATATCTGGTGAGGTTGTCATCTTAGACAAAGATTATCTAATAGATGACAAAATTCGTTCTATTCCCTCTCAAGCCGCTAAGGATTCTCTTTATGCTTATTTAGAAAGTGAACTACATATGAATATATCTTACGCTAAAAAGATTTTTGTAGTAGAACCAGCTACACGTGAAGATCGCCAGCTAATGGACTTAAAGAATGATACCCATGTTGTGGTTGTGAAAGGTGAAGTTTATTTAGAAGACACCCGTTTATTTCAATACACTGAATCTCGTCACCGTTTAGACCGATTTGAGTTTGTTGAATTTGCACGGCGCAAGCACTCCGCTCCCTGA
- the treP gene encoding PTS system trehalose-specific EIIBC component yields the protein MADFKKDASDLLEYIGGSDNISAVTHCATRMRFVLNDPAEADVKKIESIPAVKGTFTQAGQFQVIIGNEVATFYNEFSKVSGKEGVSKDQAKTAAKQNQNPIQRAMSVLAEIFTPLIPAIVVGGLILGFRNILEGIEFQSLGQLMEDGVAQFTNSGEPIYNRIVNVSQFWAGVNSFLWLIGEAIFHFLPVGITWSVTKKMGTTQILGIVLGITLVSPQLLNAYGVAEATAIGEIPFWDFGFFQIDMIGYQAQVLPAMLAGFTLSYLEIWLRKWIPQAISMIFVPLFALVPTVLIAHTILGPIGWQIGNWISGIVYAGITSSFSWLFGLVFGALYSPLVITGLHHMSNAIDLQLIADFDGTQLWPMIALSNIAQGSAVLAIIWMHRGNKDEEQVSIPAMISCYLGVTEPAMFGINIKYIYPFVAAMVGSGLAGLVSVLSGVTAASIGVGGIPGFLSIKFEFWPMFFVSMLIAFVVPILLTIFFEKRGIFVPKGEVDDAPIIETSN from the coding sequence ATGGCAGATTTTAAAAAAGACGCGTCCGATTTGTTGGAGTATATAGGCGGTTCGGATAATATATCAGCAGTCACGCACTGTGCGACACGGATGCGTTTTGTATTGAACGACCCAGCAGAAGCAGATGTCAAAAAAATTGAATCGATCCCCGCAGTCAAAGGTACTTTTACGCAAGCAGGACAATTTCAAGTTATTATAGGGAACGAAGTAGCAACGTTTTATAATGAATTTAGTAAGGTATCTGGAAAAGAAGGTGTCTCAAAAGATCAGGCAAAAACAGCAGCAAAACAAAATCAAAACCCAATTCAACGGGCTATGTCTGTATTGGCTGAGATTTTTACACCCCTGATTCCAGCAATTGTTGTAGGTGGACTTATTCTAGGTTTCCGTAATATTTTAGAAGGAATTGAATTTCAAAGTTTAGGACAGCTAATGGAAGATGGTGTTGCACAATTCACCAATTCCGGCGAGCCTATTTATAATCGTATTGTAAATGTCAGTCAATTCTGGGCAGGTGTGAATAGTTTCCTTTGGTTAATTGGTGAAGCGATTTTCCACTTCTTACCAGTTGGGATTACTTGGAGTGTCACTAAAAAGATGGGGACAACCCAAATTTTAGGGATTGTCTTAGGGATTACTCTTGTCTCACCACAATTGTTAAATGCTTATGGTGTAGCAGAAGCTACTGCAATTGGTGAAATTCCTTTTTGGGATTTTGGATTTTTCCAAATTGATATGATTGGTTATCAAGCCCAAGTTTTACCGGCGATGTTAGCTGGGTTTACCCTTTCTTATTTAGAAATTTGGTTGCGTAAATGGATTCCACAAGCTATATCGATGATTTTTGTTCCATTGTTCGCACTTGTTCCAACCGTTCTTATTGCTCATACCATATTAGGACCGATTGGTTGGCAAATTGGGAACTGGATTTCTGGTATTGTTTACGCAGGAATTACGAGCAGTTTCAGTTGGTTGTTTGGGCTTGTCTTTGGAGCGCTCTATTCGCCACTCGTTATCACCGGTCTCCACCATATGTCCAACGCTATTGACTTACAGCTAATTGCAGATTTTGACGGGACGCAACTATGGCCAATGATTGCTCTTTCAAATATCGCACAAGGATCAGCTGTTTTAGCAATCATCTGGATGCATCGTGGAAATAAGGATGAAGAGCAAGTTTCTATTCCAGCGATGATTTCTTGTTATTTAGGTGTAACAGAACCAGCTATGTTTGGTATTAATATCAAGTATATTTACCCGTTTGTTGCAGCAATGGTAGGATCTGGTCTAGCTGGACTCGTTTCTGTCCTATCTGGTGTCACAGCTGCTTCCATTGGTGTGGGTGGTATACCAGGATTCTTATCTATCAAGTTTGAATTCTGGCCAATGTTCTTTGTAAGTATGTTAATCGCCTTTGTTGTACCAATTCTATTGACAATTTTCTTCGAAAAAAGAGGAATATTTGTACCAAAAGGTGAAGTAGACGATGCACCAATAATAGAAACATCTAACTAA
- the treC gene encoding alpha,alpha-phosphotrehalase → MQDFKDKVIYQLYPKSFKDSDGDGIGDIQGVIEKIPYLKELGIDMIWMNPIFLSPQKDNGYDITDYCAVDPLFGTMEDLEQLIKEAKENGIDIMFDMVLNHTSVTHEWFQKALAGDKKYQDFYIIRPPQEDGSLPTNWQSKFGGDAWEPFGDTGNYYLRLYDVSQADLNWRNPEVRQELFKVVNFWMEKGIKGFRFDVLNVIGKEEELVDSEGDNEKSLYTDTPIVHEWVQELNRETFGKADNIITVGEMSSTTVENGILYSNPDRDELSMIFSFHHLKVDYQDGEKWTDAPFDFIELKQLLDEWQVGMSDKNGWNALFWNNHDQPRANSRFGDPEHYPYETATMLAQTVHLLRGTPYIYQGEEIGMTNPDYTSLDEFVDIETHNAYEALRMQGIKHKEAMAIIRKKSRDNSRSPMQWDDSAHAGFTSGEPWLKVADNYPQINVEKERDEGKIFSYYQKLIALRKQQPIISEGSYRGILLDDPEVYAYVREKDNQKLLVLNHFYGTDYQLKIPEEFLNGQAEWIIGNYATRQLASEMVLSPYETVAYLIK, encoded by the coding sequence ATGCAAGATTTTAAAGACAAAGTAATCTATCAGCTTTACCCGAAATCATTTAAAGATTCCGATGGAGATGGGATCGGTGATATTCAGGGAGTTATTGAAAAAATACCTTATCTAAAAGAACTAGGTATTGATATGATTTGGATGAATCCAATTTTTCTTTCCCCGCAAAAGGATAATGGCTATGATATTACCGATTACTGCGCAGTTGATCCTCTATTTGGAACGATGGAAGATTTGGAGCAATTGATTAAAGAAGCAAAAGAGAATGGGATTGACATCATGTTTGATATGGTCTTAAATCACACCTCGGTAACCCATGAATGGTTTCAAAAAGCTTTAGCGGGAGACAAGAAATATCAAGACTTTTATATTATTCGTCCTCCACAAGAAGATGGCAGTCTACCAACAAATTGGCAGTCTAAGTTTGGTGGGGACGCTTGGGAACCATTTGGTGATACGGGTAATTATTATTTAAGGCTCTATGACGTCTCTCAAGCTGATTTAAACTGGCGGAATCCAGAAGTCCGTCAAGAACTTTTTAAGGTTGTCAATTTTTGGATGGAAAAAGGGATTAAGGGCTTCCGTTTTGATGTTTTAAATGTGATTGGTAAAGAAGAAGAATTAGTTGACAGTGAAGGGGATAATGAAAAGAGCCTTTATACAGATACCCCAATTGTTCATGAATGGGTTCAAGAATTAAATCGTGAAACCTTCGGTAAAGCCGATAATATTATTACTGTAGGGGAAATGTCTTCCACAACGGTCGAAAATGGCATTTTATATTCAAACCCAGATCGTGATGAGCTTTCGATGATTTTTAGTTTCCATCATTTAAAAGTGGACTATCAAGATGGGGAGAAATGGACAGACGCGCCGTTTGACTTTATTGAACTCAAGCAGTTACTAGACGAATGGCAAGTAGGCATGTCGGATAAAAATGGATGGAATGCACTTTTTTGGAACAATCATGACCAACCGCGAGCTAACAGCCGCTTTGGTGACCCTGAGCATTATCCTTATGAAACAGCTACTATGTTAGCACAGACGGTTCATTTGTTGCGAGGGACGCCTTATATTTACCAGGGAGAAGAAATTGGGATGACGAATCCTGATTACACAAGCTTGGATGAATTTGTTGATATTGAAACCCATAATGCCTATGAAGCATTACGCATGCAAGGCATCAAACACAAAGAAGCAATGGCAATTATTCGTAAAAAATCACGTGATAATAGCCGTTCTCCTATGCAATGGGATGATTCCGCACACGCTGGCTTTACAAGCGGTGAGCCGTGGTTAAAAGTTGCAGATAATTATCCACAAATTAATGTTGAAAAAGAAAGAGATGAAGGAAAGATTTTCTCTTATTATCAAAAACTCATTGCATTACGTAAACAACAACCAATTATTTCAGAAGGCAGTTACAGAGGAATCCTTTTAGATGATCCTGAAGTTTATGCTTACGTAAGGGAAAAAGATAATCAAAAATTATTAGTTTTAAATCACTTCTATGGAACAGACTACCAGCTAAAAATACCTGAAGAATTTTTAAACGGTCAGGCTGAATGGATTATTGGCAATTATGCCACTAGACAGTTAGCGTCAGAGATGGTCTTAAGTCCTTATGAAACAGTTGCCTACTTAATTAAATAA
- a CDS encoding IS3 family transposase, whose translation MSKRTFTDEQVTDLSHNPYVQNVSPKAITYSDEFKVHFLAEWKKGKTARQIFMEASLPVEVLGERRIHTAANRWKKAYQESGITGVRDQRKGASGRPRLTELSTEEQLRRAKQENVLLRQENELLKKIDFAERRGNELSKQERFALIQQVTSRPGSLSVRRACLILEVSNSGYYAHFSPENQCKRQEKEEEDQRWRDRVLEAMAYKRVAKGSRAIVMYFLNTKKTVVNRKKVQRIMRKYGLQCPIRRANPYRKIAKATQEHRTVPNRLQRQFDQSAPKKVLLTDITYLRGKDGFLGYLSTILDGATKEVLAYAVADRITLDIALDTVKDLVAKHGEDLPAQALLHSDQGSHYTSPIFQKLVQKNGLTQSMSRRGNCWDNAPQESYFGHLKDEIPYEECHSLKELQSVIINYMDYYNHERGQWKLKKLTPVSYRDQLLKQVA comes from the coding sequence ATGTCAAAACGAACATTCACGGACGAGCAGGTTACAGACCTATCCCACAACCCCTATGTTCAGAACGTCTCCCCCAAAGCCATCACCTACTCGGACGAGTTCAAGGTCCACTTCCTTGCGGAGTGGAAAAAGGGAAAGACTGCCCGACAGATTTTCATGGAGGCGAGTCTCCCAGTGGAGGTCCTAGGCGAGCGGCGAATCCACACCGCTGCCAACCGCTGGAAGAAGGCCTATCAGGAGAGCGGGATCACGGGCGTACGAGATCAGCGCAAGGGCGCATCGGGGCGCCCCCGCCTCACGGAGCTTTCGACCGAAGAGCAGCTCCGCCGGGCCAAGCAGGAGAATGTCCTCCTCAGACAGGAGAATGAGCTGTTAAAAAAAATCGACTTCGCAGAAAGGAGGGGAAATGAGTTAAGCAAGCAGGAGCGGTTCGCCCTCATCCAACAGGTGACGAGTCGCCCCGGCTCGCTCTCCGTCAGGAGAGCTTGTCTGATTCTGGAAGTATCCAATTCCGGCTACTACGCGCATTTCTCCCCCGAGAACCAATGCAAAAGGCAGGAGAAGGAAGAGGAGGACCAGAGGTGGCGCGACCGTGTTCTGGAAGCAATGGCCTATAAACGGGTGGCGAAAGGTTCCCGTGCCATTGTCATGTACTTCCTCAACACGAAGAAAACTGTAGTGAACCGCAAGAAAGTCCAGCGGATCATGCGAAAGTATGGACTCCAGTGTCCTATCCGCCGTGCGAACCCGTACCGAAAAATCGCAAAAGCCACACAAGAACATCGCACCGTTCCGAACCGGCTCCAGCGGCAGTTTGATCAGTCAGCGCCGAAGAAGGTGCTCCTGACTGATATTACCTATCTCCGGGGAAAAGACGGCTTCCTAGGCTACCTCTCTACCATCTTGGATGGCGCCACAAAGGAGGTTTTAGCCTACGCCGTCGCCGACCGAATCACCTTGGACATAGCTCTCGATACGGTGAAAGATCTAGTGGCAAAACATGGAGAGGACCTCCCTGCGCAAGCCCTCCTCCATTCCGACCAAGGGTCGCACTACACTAGCCCCATCTTCCAGAAATTGGTGCAGAAGAATGGCCTAACCCAATCTATGTCCCGCCGTGGGAACTGCTGGGACAACGCCCCACAGGAGAGCTACTTCGGCCACCTAAAGGACGAAATTCCTTACGAGGAGTGTCATTCACTGAAGGAGTTACAGTCTGTCATTATCAACTATATGGACTACTACAACCACGAGCGCGGCCAATGGAAACTGAAAAAGCTGACCCCGGTTTCCTACCGGGATCAGCTCTTGAAACAAGTAGCCTAG